From a region of the Hypanus sabinus isolate sHypSab1 unplaced genomic scaffold, sHypSab1.hap1 scaffold_766, whole genome shotgun sequence genome:
- the LOC132390099 gene encoding NACHT, LRR and PYD domains-containing protein 3-like, giving the protein MATGGKLNRVRELLKRFSAGNSPREDNRHPGNNAPKQGQIEGNILVECSPAAEEEEQSQPRDSDVTDTDQDPGTSTSEATACQLGSSFKTELPSPQQGVDSKCTISDLLTQCEDYQLLHLTIFYRERLKPAIEARVEGLSWTMRQEGQFSEQEHEEVKELAEWGNRTESSKLFLSLVTEKGAKAQRMMWESFVEVRKELPKLERILKEIQEFGPDPYEHMNVSRGFCELSSQLKDVQQKHKETLRAQTETLRVNTILMREKVKIFQLVDQYAELTIISTVRDRRLVEHELLARGKDHEKWRKKHLCGELEKIRTDQLFQSSFSRSKTKSSSSAAVAGVPGIGKTTMVQKIVYDWATGKIYQQFQFVFSFKFRDLNSINCRINLRELILDQYPYFENILREVWKNPEGLLFIFDGLDESKDKIDFADSRRDTEPKHQCPDPEWWCEVSDIVYSLIQGKLLPGSSVLVTTRPTVLHLLEKAEIRVWAEILGFVGEERKEYFIRHFEDQTVAEAVFKHVKENEILYTMSYNPSYCWILALALGPFFTQRVRDPQRVPKTITQLYSYYIYNILKNHSREIENPRDVFLRVGQMAFRGVSERKIVFTDGDLINCSLQPSQFLSGFLMELLEREDFARSVVYTFPHLTIQEFVAAVAQFLNPHPGDILKFLTEAHNTSDGRFEIFLRFVAGLSSPMTARGLEEFLGPFPHQTTCRVIDWVKEEVKRQSGNTESEAGKRSLLNTLHYLFESQNSGLAQAALESVDTLSFSGMTLTPIDCAVLSHVIGPCDTIKHLDLEKCHIQCEGIQRLGPGLHKCQELKLGRNELGDPGVKLVSAALRNPECKIQKLGLRDVGLSDSGVEDLASALSTNSSLTKLNLGLNWLTDRSVPALRRLIQTLPSLEWIGLWKNDFSCTGKKELESLLERRPGLRVNL; this is encoded by the exons ATGGCTACAG GTGGAAAATTAAATCGGGTCCGGGAATTACTCAAGAGGTTTTCAGCAGGTAACTCACCGAGGGAAGATAATCGGCACCCCGGAAACAACGCACCAAAGCAGGGTCAGATTGAGGGCAATATCCTAGTTGAATGCAGTCCGGCTGCAGAGGAGGAGGAGCAAagtcagcccagagacagtgacgtcacAGACACTGATCAGGACCCTGGAACCagcacaagtgaggcgactgcATGTCAGCTCGGAAGCTCATTTAAAACTGAACTGCCAAGTCCCCAACAAGGAGTTG ATTCCAAATGTACGATCTCAGATCTCCTGACACAGTGCGAAGATTATCAGCTGCTCCACCTGACTATTTTCTACCGAGAGAGACTGAAACCTGCAATTGAAGCACGGGTAGAAGGACTCAGCTGGACGATGAGACAGGAGGGACAATTCAGTGAACAGGAACACGAG GAAGTCAAGGAGCTTGCGGAGTGGGGAAACCGGACAGAGAGTTCCAAactcttcctcagtctggtgacgGAGAAAGGCGCCAAGGCCCAGAGaatgatgtgggaatcctttgtggaAGTGAGGAAGGAGTTACCAAAGTTGGAAAGGATACTGAAGGAAATCCAGGAATTTG GTCCTGATCCATATGAACATATGAATGTCAGCCGAGGCTTTTGTGAGTTATCTTCGCAACTCAAGG ATGTTcagcagaaacacaaggagacccTGCGGGCACAAAcggaaacactgagagtgaacacgatcctgatgagggagaaggtgaagattttccagctggttgatcaaTATGCTGAGCTCACGAttatttctactgttcgagatcggagactggtggaacatgagctgctggcaagaggcaaagaccaTGAAAAATGGAGAAAGAAACATCTCTGTGgagagctggaaaaaatccggactgatcaattgttccagagcagcttttcccggagtaaaACCAAATCTAGTAGttcagcagcagtggctggagtcccggggatcgggaaaacaacgatggtacaaaagattgtttatgactgggcaacagggaaaatataccaacagttccagtttgtcttcagtttcaaattccgggatttaaactctATTAACTGCAGGATAAACCTGAGGGAACTAATTCttgatcagtatccttactttgaaAATATCCtcagagaggtctggaagaatccagagggattgctgtttatattcgacGGTTTAGATGAATCCAAAGACAAaattgattttgctgacagtcggagagatacagaacCCAAGCACCAGTGTCCAGATCCggagtggtggtgtgaagtgtctgacattgtgtacagtttaatccagggcaagctgctcccagggagttcagtgctggtgaccacccgccccactgtGTTACATCTATTGGAAAAGGCAGAGATCAgagtctgggctgaaatcctgggatttgttggtgaggaacggaaggaatatttcatcaggcattttgaagatcagacggtggcggaagctgttttcaaacacgtgaaggagaatgagatcctgtacaccatgagctacaacccctcctactgctggatcctcgctctggcactgggccccttcttcacacaaagagtcagggacccacagcgagttcccaagaccatcacccaactgtactcctactacatttacaacatcctgaaaaaccacagccgtgagattgagaacccccgtgatgtgtttctcagggttggtcagatggccttcagaggggTGTCGgagaggaagattgtgtttacagatggagatttgatcaactgcagtctgcagccttcccagttcctgtccgggttcctgatggagcttttggagagagaggattttgCCAGGagtgtggtgtacacattcccacacctcaccatccaagagtttgtagctgcagtcgcacaattcctgaatccacatcccggggatatcctgaaattcctcactgaagcacACAACACGTCAGATGGGCGATTTGAaatatttctccgttttgttgctggtctctcctccccaatgacagctcggggtctggaggagtttctgggcccatttcctcatcaaacaacctgccgggtgattgactgggtgaaggaggaggttaaacgccagagtggaaacacagagagtgaagctggtaaaaggagcctcctgaacacattacactacctgtttgagtctcagaatagtGGCCTGGCTCAGGCTGCACTGGAATCTGTGGAtacactttcattcagtggaatgacattgaccccgattgactgcgcggtcctgtctcatgtcatcggaccctgtgatacaataaaacacctcgacctggagaaatgccacattcagtgtgaaggaatccagcggctgggacctgggctgcacaagtgccaggagttgaa gcTTGGGCGGAATGAACTCGGAGatccaggagtgaaactggtgtctgcagctctgaggaacccggaatgtaaaatacagaaactggg gctgagggatgtcGGTCTCTCAGATTCTGGTGtcgaggatctcgcctccgctctcagtacaaactccTCACTAACAAAGCTGAACCTGGGATTAAACTggctgacagaccgatctgtccccgctctccgccgcctcatacagaccctcccgagtctggagtggatcgg ACTGTGGAAAAATGATTTCAGTTGTACTGGGAAGAAAGAACTGGAATCTCTGCTGGAAcgcagacccggactgagagtgaatctATGA